In Oenanthe melanoleuca isolate GR-GAL-2019-014 chromosome 17, OMel1.0, whole genome shotgun sequence, one genomic interval encodes:
- the SH3GLB2 gene encoding endophilin-B2 isoform X2 — protein sequence MEFNVKKLASDAGVFFSRAMQFTEEKLGQAEKTELDAHFENLLARADCTKNWTEKILRQTEVLLQPNPSARVEEFLYEKLDRKVPSRVTNGELLAQYMTEAANDFGPGTPYGKTLIKVGETQRRLGAAEREFIRSASINFLTPLRNFLEGDWRTISKERRILQNRRLDLDACKARVKKAKAAEAKAAAEHELRLTQTEFDRQAEVTRLLLEGISSTHVNHLRCLHEFVESQTNYYAQCYQFMLDLQKQLGRFSGTFVGNAESASPAATTSPPAVAAATLPAVPTIPVVPTIVGVPNTVAEGVLNPNEVKPPASGTRRARVLYDYEAADSTELALLADEMITVYSLPGMDPDWLIGERGNQKGKVPVTYLELLS from the exons TTTACTGAAGAAAAGCTGGGCCAGGCTGAGAAGACTGAACTTGATGCCCACTTTGAAAACCTTCTGGCCAGGGCAGACTGCACAAAGAACTGGACAGAGAAGATCTTGCGTCAGACTGAAGTTCTGCTACAGCCAAACCCCA GTGCCAGAGTAGAAGAATTCCTGTATGAGAAGCTTGACAGGAAGGTGCCTTCCCGGGTCACCAAcggggagctgctggcacagtaCATGACAGAGGCAGCCAATGACTTTGGGCCAGGGACACCTTATG GAAAGACTTTGATCAAAGTTGGAGAGACTCAGAGGCGCTTGGGTGCAGCAGAACGGGAATTCATCCGCTCTGCCTCCATCAACTTCCTGACCCCGCTGCGCAACTTCCTGGAAGGGGATTGGAGAACCATCTCT aAGGAGCGGAGGATCCTGCAGAACCGGCGCCTGGACCTGGATGCCTGCAAAGCCAGGGTGAAGAAGGCCAAAGCTGCCGAGGCTAAAGCAGCG GCGGAGCACGAGCTGAGGCTCACACAGACCGAGTTCGACCGGCAGGCAGAGGTGAcccggctgctgctggaggggatCAGCAGCACACAC GTGAATCATCTTCGCTGTCTCCATGAGTTTGTGGAGTCTCAGACCAACTACTATGCTCAGTGCTACCAGTTCATGCTGGATCTACAGAAGCAACTGGGCAG ATTTTCAGGCACATTCGTAGGCAACGCAGAATCCGCATCTCCCGCAGCCACCACCTCTCCtccagctgttgctgctgccaCACTCCCTGCTGTGCCTACAATTCCAGTGGTGCCCACAATTGTTGGGGTGCCCAACACCGTGGCAGAGGGGGTGCTGAACCCCAATGAAGTCAAGCCTCCTGCCAGTGGGACACGCAGGGCCAGAGTCCTCTACGACTACGAAGCAGCTGACAGCACCGAGCTGGCACTACTTGCAGATGAG ATGATCACTGTGTACAGCCTGCCAGGCATGGATCCAGACTGGCTCATAGGGGAAAGAGGGAACCAGAAAGGGAAAGTTCCTGTCACTTACTTGGAACTGTTAAGTTAA
- the SH3GLB2 gene encoding endophilin-B2 isoform X1: MEFNVKKLASDAGVFFSRAMQFTEEKLGQAEKTELDAHFENLLARADCTKNWTEKILRQTEVLLQPNPSARVEEFLYEKLDRKVPSRVTNGELLAQYMTEAANDFGPGTPYGKTLIKVGETQRRLGAAEREFIRSASINFLTPLRNFLEGDWRTISKERRILQNRRLDLDACKARVKKAKAAEAKAAAVPDFQETRPRNYVLSASASALWSDEVEKAEHELRLTQTEFDRQAEVTRLLLEGISSTHVNHLRCLHEFVESQTNYYAQCYQFMLDLQKQLGRFSGTFVGNAESASPAATTSPPAVAAATLPAVPTIPVVPTIVGVPNTVAEGVLNPNEVKPPASGTRRARVLYDYEAADSTELALLADEMITVYSLPGMDPDWLIGERGNQKGKVPVTYLELLS; encoded by the exons TTTACTGAAGAAAAGCTGGGCCAGGCTGAGAAGACTGAACTTGATGCCCACTTTGAAAACCTTCTGGCCAGGGCAGACTGCACAAAGAACTGGACAGAGAAGATCTTGCGTCAGACTGAAGTTCTGCTACAGCCAAACCCCA GTGCCAGAGTAGAAGAATTCCTGTATGAGAAGCTTGACAGGAAGGTGCCTTCCCGGGTCACCAAcggggagctgctggcacagtaCATGACAGAGGCAGCCAATGACTTTGGGCCAGGGACACCTTATG GAAAGACTTTGATCAAAGTTGGAGAGACTCAGAGGCGCTTGGGTGCAGCAGAACGGGAATTCATCCGCTCTGCCTCCATCAACTTCCTGACCCCGCTGCGCAACTTCCTGGAAGGGGATTGGAGAACCATCTCT aAGGAGCGGAGGATCCTGCAGAACCGGCGCCTGGACCTGGATGCCTGCAAAGCCAGGGTGAAGAAGGCCAAAGCTGCCGAGGCTAAAGCAGCG gctgtgcctgactTTCAGGAAACCAGACCTCGTAATTACGTGCTCTCCGCCAGCGCATCAGCG CTTTGGAGCGACGAGGTGGAAAAA GCGGAGCACGAGCTGAGGCTCACACAGACCGAGTTCGACCGGCAGGCAGAGGTGAcccggctgctgctggaggggatCAGCAGCACACAC GTGAATCATCTTCGCTGTCTCCATGAGTTTGTGGAGTCTCAGACCAACTACTATGCTCAGTGCTACCAGTTCATGCTGGATCTACAGAAGCAACTGGGCAG ATTTTCAGGCACATTCGTAGGCAACGCAGAATCCGCATCTCCCGCAGCCACCACCTCTCCtccagctgttgctgctgccaCACTCCCTGCTGTGCCTACAATTCCAGTGGTGCCCACAATTGTTGGGGTGCCCAACACCGTGGCAGAGGGGGTGCTGAACCCCAATGAAGTCAAGCCTCCTGCCAGTGGGACACGCAGGGCCAGAGTCCTCTACGACTACGAAGCAGCTGACAGCACCGAGCTGGCACTACTTGCAGATGAG ATGATCACTGTGTACAGCCTGCCAGGCATGGATCCAGACTGGCTCATAGGGGAAAGAGGGAACCAGAAAGGGAAAGTTCCTGTCACTTACTTGGAACTGTTAAGTTAA